TGCCTTCTAGAATTTCAGAAACAgttttttaaccaagtatttaaGATGAACCACAAGCTTTGAGAACAGAAATTAATATTGTAATCATCATTTCATTACTGTCATCATTCTTATGCAACTATGCATCCACGGTGCTTGATTTAGTAGTTCATTCGAGGAGCCGATCGTCGATCTTATCATCCTAGCAATTTTGAAAGGATTGCCAAACGGCCACATAAGTATCATGTTCACCTTCATGTATCACTGATTCATTGTGCAGAATAGCACGTAGGTCCATACGTTAATAAATCTACAGAATGCAGTAACTGATGGCTTGTACTGAATTATGGGGAATCTTGAGTTAGTCCAAGTTTCTTGAGAATCTTCTTCTCCTGTGTTTTATCTATGATATGTCAAGAAAAACAAACACAGGAAAGCTGCTTGCTGGTTTACAGAATCCAGTTGTACAATGATGCATTTCCTGATAGATGCATCTCAACTGGCACTGAGGCAGTTAGCAAAAGGAAATTTGTACCACAACATTTCCTGAGAGAATATACCACATCTAATGTACATCCTACTATCATTGCTTCTGCAGGCATGGCGAAGAAATAGACAAGTATTTTTCATGGATGTTAGGATACATTCTTCATCAGGGTGATCTGTAAAATTTGAGTGCAGAGCATTTCCAGCAATATCCACTATTGGAGATGTTGTCATGGAGGATTCCATGCATAATATGGCAGCAATGACATCAAGTTGTGTAACCTCATTACTGCACATTAATCTTGCATGTGCTGCAGCAGACAAAAATAAACTGTAAGAACAAAGGAATGAAAGGATCAAAAATAGCAATTGTGAAAGGAGGAAGAGAACAATAGGAGGTAACAGAACATGCCTTGCCCTAGCCTTATCAAACTTTCAAGCATACGCACTGTTGTCCTTGCTGCAATTTAGAAGCCTATTTTTTGAGAGGCTGCAAAATGTCAAGGCTACAGAAAAATATTTGTTTGGCTAAGCCTAACCTGCATTATGTGTTCCTGATTTTCTCTGTAGCTGATAATAGCTCGAGATAACTCTTTCTGCCTCCTTTGTCAGCACTGGTTTAAACTCCTTCCTTACATAATTGATGTACCTTAAATTCGAAATACCCTGGTATTATTGTATGGTATTGGCAACAAAAGACTGAAAATTTTCTGTACTGAACAGCACATTCAGCTAAATGCACTTTAAACATTCTGCTGCTCATTAGTGATCTGACAAAACAGCAGTTTCGGAAGCTGATAAATGAGGTGAGGATGttaaaataaatcataaaaaaaattatttgtattGTTGTGCACCAGCCTTTAAGCTCAGCCTTATTATTTCATGGGAGGTAATCAATGCATCAAAAGTCTCAACCTTCTCAACTGGGGGAGTGTCCACTCTAGATCAGAAGCATCTGTCTTATCTTTCTTTCCATCAACATTCTGCGCATTTAAAAAACTAATTTCTCAATAGAATTTTTGCTTGATGACTGACAATTTACACATTATTTTCATGGCTATGGATTAAGTGCAAGATGCAGCCAGTAGAGCGAGTCCAGTTTAATAGCAACAAAACACACCTCCTTCAATATATGAGATGAAACTACTTCATCCCAGTCAGTATTTTGTGAATCCAGAAGAACAAGGACTATATCAAATCTACTCAACAATGGTCCTGAAAGTGTTGTATTCACAGACAAACctgaaagggaaaaacaaagatACAACAATCTACTCAACAATGGTCCTGAAAGTGTTGTATTCACAGACAAACctgaaagggaaaaacaaagatACAACAATCAGAATGGAAAAAAGGCCTTTTTGGATGTTGTTCTGGAAAAAAAACATGGTATCAAGAAACTGTACTTTCAGATACCAAAGGTGTGCAAAAACCatgttttttttaacaaaaaaggACATGGGTGCAGAAACTCCAAAAGATGGTTTTAGCAATACTAtagttttttttaaattatagaatTCACTGTGTAAACCTTTTAGTTTCTCAAAATGGAAGCAAAACCATTGTACTTTCCCAAAACTAAAAAACAAAATTTGTATCTGAACAAAATTTATCTAAGAACTTTAGCAAGGGACAATGATAGAATCTTAGAAGCATGCATTTGTTTTTTGACGCCTTGCTAAACTAATATTGTTAGCAAATTGAAAATGATTTGGGCCAAAGTACTAATAAAGGGGAAGTCCTCCAAGTGAATCTTAAGAAATTAACTAGCCAATATCCCAATAACACCATCGTGTTATGGGTGAGAGTGGAACCCAGAAGTAAATATGCCTGTAACACAGTGCTGACTTCTGATAACATTTTACATAAGTCACTAAGCTATATAATTGCTTTTTGTGTAAAAGCACTACTTTCATTAGGGTCATATTGCCCTTTCGGATTCGTGGCACCAAAGACAGTAGTCCTTGTACTGAGTGTCGTAACTAGTCCAGCCTGGAAGACAGAAGTAATAATGCTGAGTTAAAATGCACACTAGTCAACTGTGAGTGGTACAGAAACTGGCAATTTTAAAAAGCAGCAGTACCTTCGCAATGCTTATTGTCTGTTGCTCCATGGCTTCATGTATTGTTGTTCTGTCATGCTCTCGCATGCTATTGAGAAGAATGTCAGGTTAGGTGTCATAGACCTCCATGATAAATTAGGTTATATAATCATATTTGCATTAATTTTAGCAAGAACCCAGAAGCAGTACATGACATACCATGTCTTATAAAAAGTATCAACAGCACAAGACAAGCTATACATCAGGTAAAAATTATGCATGCAGATTATACATCGGTGATCCGTTGTGCGTATCCAGGGACATAACTGGTCATCACTTGTCAGACTCAGCCCTGTAGCAGGGCAACGAGGGCGCCCACCAAAACCAAGGGGCATATGGGAAAGGGGCCCCTAACCTTAGTAGAGTACTAGAGTGTACTGTTTACCCCCTAACCTTAGTAGAGTTTACTATTTATTCTACACCTAAAGAGGGTAGTGCCTACTTGTTACATGCATGTATAAATCTCATACATGAGTATACAAAAAAAATAACTGCAATTATTGGACGTCTTATACTAGGCATGTGTATACATCTCATGCGTAGCACTGTTATCGGATGTCAGAACTGCAGAGTGCAGAGGATAGTGCTAGTACTATTTTGTAAGGCCAGATGAGTTCTAATATAATTTAGGAATTGGAACGTCTTGAATTTCAATAATCATAGAGCACTATAAGGGTGTGTTTCGATCACTTCCACATCTCGCCAAAATTTGCCACAGAAGTTGAGGTCATTGTTTGGATCATGTTGCGTCCATATCTTGCGACAGGTTAGGCTGCCACACTTTTTTCCTTAGTAGGTTTTTGCCAAATATTCGGCGGACAAATCGTTCACCATGTTTTCAGCGTGTCGTGACTCTGTCTGGCGCGTTGGGGACgctaaccaaacagggcctaattgCACTAGTAAACAGCATTAAATAGAAAATTGAACATTGGTGACCTGTCAAATTCATCTATGCAGCATAAACCACCATCAGCCAAAACAAGAGCACCAGCCTCAAGCATCCACTCCCCTGACATTACACCCCCACCATCACCGACACCACCAAAAGAGAACAAAATcgttactagatgtagatgaaacaGAAAACAGCATAATGCTATGACAGACGTAGTACCTCCATCCTTGACAGCTGTGACAGTTAAACCAGCACTGGAGCTTCCGAGACCAGTTGTGATCACAGAGCGGTTGCTCAATTTAgcagcaaacttcaaaaattgggATTTACCAGTACCTGAAATTCAATGGAACAAAATATAGTTGCAATTTTGCCTTTCCTTTTCTAAACAAACTTTTTTCCTACATGAATAGTAGGGTCAAGCTTTTTGCTAATTAATCAACAACCGGCACACCCCTCGTATTTAAGCAATAGACTGATCTATTATCTCATTTTGCTTCTCTAACCCCTGCCTCGCTGGTGCAATAGCCAACAACGGCTCCCCAGCTGCGCTGACAAGGTCCAGGATCACATCCAGAAACCTCTTACTACTACCCTCTCCGATCCAATCCACCCAAGACAGACCTTGTTAGCCGGCAATCAGGTACAGACCCTCAGCCTCACACAAACACACTTGGCAGATGAAGTAGTGGAGAAGGGAGAGCAGAGAGAGCACgaacacacacactcacactagAATGCTGCTGCATAACTAAACTGGATTGCAGCTGATCCATATACTTGCATATATACATGTTCTACTCTAGTACAGAGGATGTGAAAAGAAAGGAGCAAGAGCTGACCGAATTACTAACAACTCTTCCCCTAATTAGGATGCTCTTgcttgatttccaccactccaaTCTTGGTCCATGTTGTTGCAACATGATATGGCCGAGGAGATTGCTGCTTTGGAGCGCACTGGCACTTGGGACCTTGTTCCCTTGCCCCATGATGTCATTGCCATTACTTGcaagtgggtctacaaggtcAAGACTTGATCTGATGGTTCTCTTGAGCGCTATAAGGCTCGTGTTGTTGCACGCAGTTTCCAGCAAGAGCATGGTCGTGACTATGATGAGACCTTTGCTCGAATTGCTCATATGACTACTATTCGGACTCTTCTTGCGGTTGCTTCTGTTCGACAATGGTCCATCTCTCAGCTTGATGTCAAGAACACCGTTCTCAATGGCGAGCTCTGTGAGGTCTACATGCAGCCACCTCCAAGGTACTCCATTCCTCATGGCACGGTGTGTCGGCTCCGTCGTTCTCTTTATGGCCTCAAACTGGCTCCTCAGGCTTGGTTTGAGTGCTTCTCTATGTTGTCAATGACGCTGGAGCCTAGTGACCATGACCCTGCTCTCATTGTCCACACCTTCCCTCGTGGTcgtcctcttctccttctctatTTTGATGACATGCTCATCACAGGTGATGATTCACAATTCATTGACTTTGTGAAGAAGTGGCTTAGTGATATAATGTCTGATTTGGGTCCCCTTCATTACTTCCTTGGTACCTCTCCTAGGATTAGTATGTACAGGATATTCTCTCCTGTGCCGCTCTCACTGATCACCACATTGTTGATACTCCTATGGAGCTTAGTGTTCACTTGTGTCCCACTGATGGTGAACCACTTGACAACCCGACTCGCTATTGTCACCTCGTTGGGAGTCTTGTCTAACTTGGGATTACCCGTCAAAACATCTCTCACCATCTCTGCTCCGACTCAGGTCCATTGTGCTCACCTTCTTCATGTCCTGCAATACCTTCGTGGCACCACATCTCGCCGCTTGTTCTTTCCTCGCTCTAGCTTGCTCCGGCTTCAGGTGTACTTCACTGCTATACTTGGGATAGTGATCACTCCTTCTCAGCCTATTGTGTTTTCCTTCACTCCTCCTTAATTGCATGGAAGACCAAAAAGCAATCTGCAGTTCCCCGTTTGAGTGCTGAGGCTGAGCTGCGTACTATGGCAGCTGTCACTGCCGAGGTGACATGGCTACATTGGTTGCTTGAGGACTTTGGTGTGCCACTGGACCGACCCCTCTTTCCTTTGACAGAACCGGCACGACCAGTATTGCTCGGGATCCAGTGAAGCATGAGCTCACAAAGCATATTGGCGTTGATGCTTCCTACATGAGGCCGTAGGTTCATGATCACATTGTGTCTCTTTACCATGTGCCTTCGGAAGTTCAACAAGCAGATTTCTTCACAAAGGCACAGACGAAGGCACACCATAGttatttgctctccaaactcaATGTTGTTGATCCACCATGAGTTTGAGGGGGGAGGGGTTAGATGTATATGTCTTGTAGTGTAGGCTGTTCCCTGCATATTGTACATCACCTTATCTCCCCCTTTGGAGCATGGCAATACAATAAGTTGCTATTCCTAATAGATCTCTCCTACCGTGGCTCTGAATCAGGTACAAATCAACGTGTGCACGCACATGCACAcgggcgcgcgcgcacacacattgAGAGATGAAGTAGTGGAGAAGAGAGAACAAAGAGAGACACTGGAGTGCTGCTGCTTAACTGAACTGGATTGCAGCTGGTCCATATACTTGCATATATACATGTTCTACTCTAGTACAGAGTGGTGTTTTACCAACTACAAGTACAAATACTACTACAATGGCCATACCAGCCATACTACCACCTACTATGGCCATACTACCAACTATTTGCCTCATGTCACAAGACAAGGGAGTACAAAAGGATGTGAAAAGAAAGGACAAAGGAGCAAGAGCTGGCCAAATTACTAACAGACCTAAACATGACAGTGCTTATTTTAACTGGCAGttacattttttttcttctgatGCCTCCTTAGCATTGTTACCATTTACCAGGACATCAAGTCTTAAAATATTTTTGAGTCAGTCTATTCAACCCTGGTCGAGTTCCAAGTGATTCCAGGCAACTCCAAAATCTATGGCTGAAGTGACTGGAGTCCAAGTTGGATTCTGATGCCCATGTCCATGTCCGTGCAATATAACCTctattctgtttttttttttcttgggTTATAGGTACAACCCCTGCGGTCCTGCCCACTCTCAAAATAAATTAAGCCTTGCAGACCCCCATGGAGAAATCGCTACTTGTGTATACACGTCATGAATACAGTACCTGGATCACCAACAAGAAGCATATGGGGTTCTCCACGAACCTTTGTTCCAGAAGCATCAACATGCTGCACTCCACCAATTAATGTAAGAGCAACTGGAATCATTAAACATTGTGatgttataataaatttatttggcaTATAAAAACTTCAAAAATAAATAAGTTTGTATGTTCTTTTTGGAGGGAAAAAATCTATACTCAAAACAAGAACTCTCTATAATTTAGGTTTGTAATATAAATTAACGAAATATTTTGGACCATGGAATCATTATCAGATGCTACCAAGCATTTAATATGATATGGCTCTCTCTTATTTTTCTTTGGAGTCAACTTTAATATAGAATATAGAATACAATTTTGTTGGGGGTCCCAACCGTTTGATATAAATTCAACCAGGTAATTATTATGGATATTGAAAATCGAGCAACATCATGGAAACAGCTGTGTTGTTTTAAGCCTTGGGATTTAGGA
This is a stretch of genomic DNA from Miscanthus floridulus cultivar M001 unplaced genomic scaffold, ASM1932011v1 os_2556_1, whole genome shotgun sequence. It encodes these proteins:
- the LOC136535120 gene encoding probable DNA helicase MCM9 isoform X2, with the translated sequence MFSSEEDESAAAQKLADFLFNSYADDIHRILLDDDPSKLHFPLVIEFSELTEFDPKFAGKLYLDPHKYLPFLKDAAQWAQDKVLKKLGNSKTTEKKRSVHVRIDVTGSPLESPEVSPSIGKVRVKYMRKLIVLKGTVIRSGCVKMIEYERCYMCRKCKHSFEVYPELEARNRINLPLLCPKASSGCTSASFEFVEGSTICRDYQEIKIQENVQLLGIGSIPRSMPVILMDDLVDSIKAGDDVIITGILSAKWSPDIKDVRSNLDPILLANYVRRTNELKVDVDIPVETKVKFERFWKKHRDRDTPLQGRNLILEGICPQIFGLFTVKLAVALTLIGGVQHVDASGTKVRGEPHMLLVGDPGTGKSQFLKFAAKLSNRSVITTGLGSSSAGLTVTAVKDGGEWMLEAGALVLADGGLCCIDEFDSMREHDRTTIHEAMEQQTISIAKAGLVTTLSTRTTVFGATNPKGQYDPNESLSVNTTLSGPLLSRFDIVLVLLDSQNTDWDEVVSSHILKENVDGKKDKTDASDLEWTLPQLRRYINYVRKEFKPVLTKEAERVISSYYQLQRKSGTHNAARTTVRMLESLIRLGQAHARLMCSNEVTQLDVIAAILCMESSMTTSPIVDIAGNALHSNFTDHPDEEYKTQEKKILKKLGLTQDSP
- the LOC136535120 gene encoding probable DNA helicase MCM9 isoform X1, which gives rise to MFSSEEDESAAAQKLADFLFNSYADDIHRILLDDDPSKLHFPLVIEFSELTEFDPKFAGKLYLDPHKYLPFLKDAAQWAQDKVLKKLGNSKTTEKKRSVHVRIDVTGSPLESPEVSPSIGKVRVKYMRKLIVLKGTVIRSGCVKMIEYERCYMCRKCKHSFEVYPELEARNRINLPLLCPKASSGCTSASFEFVEGSTICRDYQEIKIQENVQLLGIGSIPRSMPVILMDDLVDSIKAGDDVIITGILSAKWSPDIKDVRSNLDPILLANYVRRTNELKVDVDIPVETKVKFERFWKKHRDRDTPLQGRNLILEGICPQIFGLFTVKLAVALTLIGGVQHVDASGTKVRGEPHMLLVGDPGTGKSQFLKFAAKLSNRSVITTGLGSSSAGLTVTAVKDGGEWMLEAGALVLADGGLCCIDEFDSMREHDRTTIHEAMEQQTISIAKAGLVTTLSTRTTVFGATNPKGQYDPNESLSVNTTLSGPLLSRLLYLCFSLSGLSVNTTLSGPLLSRFDIVLVLLDSQNTDWDEVVSSHILKENVDGKKDKTDASDLEWTLPQLRRYINYVRKEFKPVLTKEAERVISSYYQLQRKSGTHNAARTTVRMLESLIRLGQAHARLMCSNEVTQLDVIAAILCMESSMTTSPIVDIAGNALHSNFTDHPDEEYKTQEKKILKKLGLTQDSP
- the LOC136535120 gene encoding probable DNA helicase MCM9 isoform X3, which produces MGPGQGVEEIGEFENHREEEVRACAYRCHWIAARIPWCARVQLLCSFECLCEVSPSIGKVRVKYMRKLIVLKGTVIRSGCVKMIEYERCYMCRKCKHSFEVYPELEARNRINLPLLCPKASSGCTSASFEFVEGSTICRDYQEIKIQENVQLLGIGSIPRSMPVILMDDLVDSIKAGDDVIITGILSAKWSPDIKDVRSNLDPILLANYVRRTNELKVDVDIPVETKVKFERFWKKHRDRDTPLQGRNLILEGICPQIFGLFTVKLAVALTLIGGVQHVDASGTKVRGEPHMLLVGDPGTGKSQFLKFAAKLSNRSVITTGLGSSSAGLTVTAVKDGGEWMLEAGALVLADGGLCCIDEFDSMREHDRTTIHEAMEQQTISIAKAGLVTTLSTRTTVFGATNPKGQYDPNESLSVNTTLSGPLLSRLLYLCFSLSGLSVNTTLSGPLLSRFDIVLVLLDSQNTDWDEVVSSHILKENVDGKKDKTDASDLEWTLPQLRRYINYVRKEFKPVLTKEAERVISSYYQLQRKSGTHNAARTTVRMLESLIRLGQAHARLMCSNEVTQLDVIAAILCMESSMTTSPIVDIAGNALHSNFTDHPDEEYKTQEKKILKKLGLTQDSP